The Xenopus tropicalis strain Nigerian chromosome 7, UCB_Xtro_10.0, whole genome shotgun sequence genome includes a region encoding these proteins:
- the rps9 gene encoding ribosomal protein S9 has translation MPVARTWVCRKTYVTPRRPFEKSRLDQELKLIGEYGLRNKREVWRVKFTLAKIRKAARELLTLDEKDPKRLFEGNALLRRLVRIGVLDEGKMKLDYILGLKIEDFLERRLQTQVFKLGLAKSIHHARVLIRQRHIRVRKQVVNIPSFIVRLDSQKHIDFSLRSPYGGGRPGRVKRKNAKKGQGGAGAGDDEEED, from the exons ATGCCCGTTGCCAGAACTTGGGTTTGTCGGAAGACCTATGTCACCCCGCGGCGTCCATTTGAGAAGTCGCGGTTGGACCAAGAGTTGAAGCTCATTG GTGAATACGGCCTGCGTAACAAGCGCGAAGTGTGGAGGGTGAAATTCACTCTGGCCAAGATCCGCAAGGCTGCCAGAGAGCTGCTGACTCTGGATGAGAAGGATCCCAAGCGTCTGTTTGAGG GTAATGCCTTGCTCAGGCGACTGGTGCGTATTGGAGTGCTAGATGAGGGGAAGATGAAGCTCGATTACATCTTGGGCTTGAAAATTGAAGATTTCTTGGAACGCCGCTTGCAAACACAGGTCTTTAAACTGGGCTTGGCAAAGTCCATCCATCATGCCCGCGTGCTGATCAGACAAAGGCACATCCG TGTTCGCAAGCAGGTGGTTAACATCCCATCATTCATTGTGCGTCTGGACTCTCAGAAACACATCGACTTCTCCCTGCGCTCACCATATGGTGGTGGACGTCCTGGCCGTGTCAAGAGAAAGAATGCCAAGAAGGGACAAGGCGGTGCCGGAGCTGGAGATGATGAGGAGGAAGATtaa